In Candidatus Hydrogenedens sp., the following are encoded in one genomic region:
- a CDS encoding alcohol dehydrogenase catalytic domain-containing protein yields MLALVLEEVGKLSVTWVQKPQVVPGSVLVRVKACAICGSDLRIVNHGNPRVLPPTILGHESSGVVEKVGEGVSKFKPGDRVALGADVPCGKCSYCEAGIGNVCLTNYAVGYQFPGSFAEYVLLNPLVVEHGPVHHIPNNVSFDESALAEPLACCLNALELCQVNIGETVVVIGAGPIGCMLMEVARKMGAGNVIGVNRTRKREEIVKQVADVVIYTSEEDLVSRIFEETDGFGADVVLTACSSPEAQIDALKIVRNRGRVNFFGGLPPGTPPTSIDTNIIHYKEILLTGAHGSVPRHHRQALELISKGIIEVKKYISSTYPLSEAVEAFKKAREKTEMRIIIHP; encoded by the coding sequence ATGTTAGCCTTAGTTTTAGAAGAGGTAGGAAAATTATCAGTAACATGGGTCCAGAAACCGCAGGTTGTCCCTGGCTCTGTTTTAGTCCGAGTCAAGGCATGTGCAATTTGTGGGTCAGATTTAAGAATAGTAAATCATGGGAACCCCCGTGTTCTACCACCGACAATTTTGGGGCATGAGTCATCAGGAGTCGTTGAAAAAGTTGGTGAAGGGGTATCAAAATTCAAGCCAGGTGACCGAGTTGCTTTAGGAGCAGATGTGCCATGTGGAAAGTGTTCGTATTGTGAGGCAGGGATTGGAAATGTTTGTCTAACGAACTATGCTGTGGGCTATCAGTTCCCAGGAAGTTTCGCAGAATATGTGTTATTAAATCCATTAGTTGTAGAGCATGGTCCTGTTCATCATATCCCGAACAATGTCTCATTTGATGAGTCTGCATTGGCAGAACCATTAGCGTGTTGTTTGAATGCATTGGAACTGTGTCAGGTTAACATTGGAGAAACCGTAGTTGTGATTGGAGCGGGTCCTATAGGTTGTATGTTAATGGAGGTGGCACGAAAAATGGGGGCAGGAAACGTAATAGGTGTAAATCGCACAAGGAAACGAGAAGAGATTGTTAAGCAGGTGGCTGATGTAGTTATTTATACGTCTGAGGAAGATTTGGTCTCTCGAATTTTTGAAGAAACGGACGGATTCGGTGCAGATGTGGTTTTAACTGCTTGTTCGTCTCCTGAAGCCCAGATAGACGCCTTAAAAATTGTTAGGAATCGGGGTCGTGTAAACTTTTTTGGAGGTTTGCCTCCAGGAACACCGCCTACTTCTATTGACACGAATATAATTCACTACAAAGAAATCTTACTTACAGGAGCACATGGCTCCGTCCCGAGGCATCATCGGCAGGCACTCGAACTGATATCCAAAGGGATTATAGAGGTGAAGAAATATATATCCTCTACATATCCGCTATCAGAAGCAGTGGAAGCCTTTAAGAAAGCACGTGAAAAAACAGAGATGCGTATAATTATTCATCCATAG
- the cysE gene encoding serine O-acetyltransferase: protein MKKKADPIWARIREEAQEGIQKEPLLASFLSSTILSHKTLEDVLSFHLAGKLESITLPAVSLRELFDEAFANEAEIGEAIRADLIAVHDRDPACRLFCQPLLYFKGFQALQSYRVAHYYWNRERFHLALFLQSRMSEVFGIDIHPAARIGKGILIDHGTGVVIGETAVIGNNVSLLHEVTLGGTGKVRGDRHPKIGDGVLIAAGAKILGNVHVGEGAKIAAGAVVLRDIPPHTTVAGVPAKPIGPTAEEAPALVMDQFFSNGEGL from the coding sequence ATGAAAAAGAAAGCAGACCCCATTTGGGCACGAATACGAGAAGAGGCACAGGAAGGTATTCAGAAAGAACCATTACTTGCGAGTTTTTTATCATCTACTATTTTGTCGCATAAAACACTGGAAGATGTGCTAAGTTTCCATTTAGCGGGGAAATTGGAAAGTATCACGTTGCCAGCAGTGAGTTTGCGTGAATTGTTTGATGAAGCTTTTGCAAATGAAGCAGAGATAGGAGAGGCAATCCGTGCGGATTTGATTGCTGTTCACGACCGTGACCCAGCATGCAGGTTGTTCTGCCAGCCTTTACTTTACTTTAAAGGCTTTCAGGCACTGCAATCATATCGGGTAGCCCATTATTACTGGAATCGGGAGAGGTTTCATCTTGCACTGTTTCTACAAAGTAGGATGTCCGAGGTGTTTGGGATTGATATACACCCCGCAGCAAGAATTGGAAAAGGGATATTAATTGACCATGGAACAGGTGTCGTCATTGGAGAAACAGCGGTGATTGGAAATAATGTGTCTTTATTACATGAAGTAACCTTAGGGGGAACGGGGAAAGTTCGTGGAGATAGACATCCCAAAATTGGTGATGGGGTATTAATCGCAGCAGGGGCAAAAATTTTAGGGAATGTCCATGTAGGTGAGGGGGCGAAGATTGCAGCAGGTGCTGTTGTTCTACGGGACATTCCACCTCATACGACCGTAGCAGGTGTCCCAGCGAAACCTATCGGTCCTACTGCTGAAGAAGCACCTGCCCTTGTGATGGACCAGTTCTTTTCAAATGGTGAAGGTTTGTAA